One window of the Canis aureus isolate CA01 chromosome 17, VMU_Caureus_v.1.0, whole genome shotgun sequence genome contains the following:
- the MLNR gene encoding motilin receptor, which translates to MGGPGNSSDGAEGAQLPCDERLCSPFPLGALVPVTAVCLGLFAVGVSGNLVTVLLIGRYRDMRTTTNLYLGSMAVSDLLILLGLPLDLYRLWRSRPWVFGQLLCRLSLYLGEGCTYATLLHVTALSVERYLAVCRPLRARALLSRRRARALIAALWAVALLSAAPFFFLVGVEQDAGGPGLNGSARLARAPSPPPGPEAALFSRECRPSPSQLGALRVMLWVTTAYFFLPFLCLCVLYGRIGRELRRRRGPLRGRAASGRERGHRQAVRVLLAVVLAFLVCWLPFHVGRIIYINTEDSRMMHFSQYFNIVALQLFYLSASINPILYNLISKKYRAAARKLLLPRRPTRRRVCRSGAVEGGPGRAAAGLAETGPHGHTAASPSAARQVASRHDPGTSGKTGV; encoded by the exons ATGGGCGGCCCCGGGAACAGCAGCGACGGCGCGGAGGGCGCGCAGCTGCCGTGCGACGAGCGCCTGTGCTCGCCCTTCCCCCTGGGGGCGCTGGTGCCGGTGACGGCCGTGTGCCTGGGCCTGTTCGCCGTCGGCGTGAGCGGCAACCTGGTGACGGTGCTGCTGATCGGCCGCTACCGCGACATGCGCACCACCACCAACCTGTACCTGGGCAGCATGGCCGTGTCCGACCTGCTCATCCTGCTGGGGCTGCCCCTCGACCTGTACCGCCTGTGGCGCTCGCGGCCCTGGGTGTTCGGGCAGCTGCTGTGCCGCCTGTCGCTGTACCTGGGCGAGGGCTGCACCTACGCCACGCTGCTGCACGTGACGGCGCTGAGCGTCGAGCGCTACCTGGCCGTGTGCCGCCCGCTCCGCGCCCGCGCGCTGCTGTCCCGGCGCCGCGCCCGCGCGCTCATCGCGGCGCTCTGGGCCGTGGCGCTGCTGTCGGCCGCGCCCTTCTTCTTCCTGGTGGGCGTCGAGCAGGACGCGGGCGGCCCCGGCCTCAACGGCAGCGCGCGGCTGGCGCgggcgccctccccgccgccgggGCCCGAGGCGGCGCTCTTCAGCCGGGAGTGCCGGCCCAGCCCGTCGCAGCTGGGCGCGCTGCGCGTCATGCTCTGGGTCACCACCGCCTACTTCTTCCTGCCCTTCCTGTGCCTCTGCGTCCTGTACGGGCGCATCGGCCGCGAGCTGCGGAGGCGCCGGGGGCCGCTGCGGGGCCGGGCCGCCTCGGGGCGCGAGCGGGGCCACCGCCAGGCCGTCCGCGTGCTGC TGGCCGTGGTGCTGGCGTTCCTGGTGTGCTGGCTGCCCTTCCACGTGGGCAGGATCATCTACATAAATACCGAAGACTCGCGCATGATGCACTTCTCTCAGTACTTTAACATCGTGGCGCTGCAGCTCTTCTATCTGAGCGCGTCCATCAACCCCATCCTCTACAACCTCATCTCCAAGAAGTACCGGGCGGCCGCCCGGAAACTGCTGCTGCCCCGGCGGCCCACGCGGAGACGTGTCTGCAGGAGCGGGGCCGTGGAGGGGGGCCCGGGGAGGGCCGCTGCCGGCTTGGCGGAGACCGGCCCCCACGGGCACACGGCGGCGTCCCCCAGCGCAGCCAGGCAAGTCGCTTCCCGCCACGACCCTGGGACTTCAGGGAAAACAGGTGTGTAG